From Sphaerochaeta sp., a single genomic window includes:
- a CDS encoding ABC transporter permease, translated as MGEKLEGILFNLAAVVIGLVISASLLLFLGLNPLGVIGKAFAKIVGDGYNLGEILVKATPLVFTSLAFAFTFQANLFNIGAQGQFSMGAIVAVALSLSLGGKIPQPLLLVLVAVASFAAGGAVGALIGLVKAKFNANEFLVSMMSTYVVAALMDYLLRTSLQETKAEYMQSDAILPQAYLPTLIPGTRVTWGIVIAVLTAIAISVLLYKTSLGFRIRAVGFNCDAAELGGIPSGRMYVISFLIAGGLAGMSGLTEINGVQHMLLRNFNASIGSYGIGIAVLANGNPIGCIFASLLFGFLNVMGTTMGRLPGVTIPASIIELIEGVVMTCVIIFAALRYQFQLWSQKRRIRREVV; from the coding sequence ATGGGTGAGAAACTGGAAGGCATCCTGTTCAATCTGGCCGCAGTGGTCATTGGACTTGTCATCAGCGCCAGCCTTCTGTTGTTCCTGGGCCTCAACCCTCTTGGCGTCATTGGAAAGGCGTTCGCCAAAATCGTAGGGGATGGCTACAACCTGGGGGAGATTCTGGTCAAGGCGACGCCTCTGGTGTTCACGTCGTTGGCGTTTGCGTTCACGTTCCAGGCGAATTTGTTCAACATTGGTGCGCAGGGACAGTTTTCCATGGGAGCGATCGTCGCGGTGGCGTTGTCTCTCTCCCTTGGTGGAAAGATTCCCCAGCCATTGCTCCTGGTACTGGTGGCCGTCGCATCGTTTGCCGCCGGTGGCGCCGTCGGTGCGTTGATCGGTTTGGTCAAAGCGAAATTCAATGCCAACGAGTTCCTTGTCAGCATGATGTCCACCTACGTCGTCGCAGCGTTGATGGATTACCTCCTTCGCACCAGCCTGCAGGAAACCAAGGCGGAATACATGCAGAGTGACGCCATTCTTCCTCAGGCGTATCTTCCCACTTTGATCCCCGGGACCCGAGTTACGTGGGGGATCGTCATCGCCGTGCTGACGGCAATCGCTATCTCCGTGTTGCTGTACAAGACTTCCCTTGGATTCCGTATTCGTGCCGTTGGGTTCAACTGCGACGCAGCGGAATTGGGAGGCATCCCATCTGGACGGATGTACGTCATCTCGTTCCTGATTGCCGGCGGATTGGCTGGTATGTCGGGTTTAACGGAGATCAACGGGGTGCAGCACATGTTGCTCCGAAATTTCAACGCTTCCATCGGATCGTACGGCATCGGCATCGCCGTCCTAGCCAATGGAAACCCGATCGGTTGCATTTTCGCCTCTCTGTTGTTCGGATTCCTCAACGTAATGGGCACCACGATGGGACGCCTGCCAGGCGTCACCATTCCGGCGTCCATCATCGAGTTGATCGAAGGTGTCGTGATGACCTGTGTGATCATCTTTGCCGCATTGCGGTACCAATTCCAGCTTTGGTCCCAAAAACGACGGATACGCAGGGAGGTGGTGTGA
- a CDS encoding ABC transporter permease — protein MVNLLARAIMVSTPLLLGSLAEVFAERTGVMVCAIEGIFLLGAWGGFVGTYIWGTTFAGIALALCCGAAMAALYAFVTVTLKQQQVVTGTAMNILAVGFCSFFQRVLFGVPTTPLQIKALSKLRIPLLSDIPVVGPILFNQTALTYVAYLLVPVAWFVLYRTSLGLTIRSCGENPEAVDVAGINVNRVRFLTVLAAGAVGGLAGSFYTVGYLGMFTTSIIGGRGWIAFAICFLGNWSPIGALLGTLTFGVADSISIYIQAVGENTLFPRELIIALPYILTIALTIFRHTFNVPAKLGVPYRKED, from the coding sequence ATGGTGAACCTGCTTGCCCGTGCCATTATGGTAAGTACGCCGTTGCTGTTGGGTTCCCTTGCCGAGGTGTTCGCCGAACGGACCGGGGTGATGGTCTGTGCCATTGAAGGGATTTTCCTGCTCGGCGCTTGGGGTGGATTTGTCGGAACCTATATCTGGGGAACGACGTTTGCAGGGATCGCCCTTGCTCTTTGTTGCGGCGCTGCAATGGCGGCGCTCTATGCGTTTGTCACAGTGACGCTTAAGCAACAGCAGGTGGTCACCGGGACGGCGATGAACATCTTGGCGGTTGGCTTCTGTTCGTTTTTCCAACGGGTGCTGTTCGGAGTACCGACGACACCGCTGCAGATCAAGGCGCTTTCCAAACTACGCATCCCCTTGTTGTCCGATATTCCCGTTGTGGGTCCGATCCTGTTCAACCAGACGGCATTGACCTATGTGGCGTACCTGTTGGTGCCGGTTGCCTGGTTTGTGTTGTACCGTACGTCCCTGGGGCTTACCATCCGTTCCTGCGGAGAAAACCCCGAGGCGGTGGATGTCGCAGGTATCAATGTCAACCGGGTGCGGTTTCTGACCGTTCTCGCCGCCGGGGCTGTCGGTGGGCTTGCCGGTTCGTTCTATACGGTAGGATACTTGGGGATGTTCACCACCAGCATCATCGGGGGACGCGGGTGGATCGCCTTTGCCATCTGCTTCTTGGGAAACTGGAGCCCCATCGGGGCGTTGCTGGGTACGTTGACGTTCGGTGTGGCCGATTCCATCTCCATCTACATCCAGGCAGTGGGGGAGAACACCCTGTTTCCTCGTGAGTTGATCATTGCGCTTCCTTACATCCTTACCATTGCGCTGACCATTTTCCGCCATACATTCAACGTTCCGGCGAAACTGGGGGTTCCCTACCGAAAGGAAGACTGA